Below is a window of Calonectris borealis chromosome 25, bCalBor7.hap1.2, whole genome shotgun sequence DNA.
GCCACGGGGTGTCAGGTCCCCACTGCATCCCCCCATGCCCAGTGCAGGCATCCCCAGCCCACAGCCCACTGGGGACTCACATAGACACGGGTGGGATCGAAGGGGCACTCGCGGGAGACCGGGGCGAGGGCGACGTTGGCAAAGGGGCAGGGGGCCAGCAGCACCCGGCCCTGGCTGCCCAGCGTCAGCCCGACGGAGACGGCcagccccagcaggcaggagaggcagcccaggctgctgcaggcactCAGGGTGAAAACCGCCCATTTctgcaggaggggagagaagaggcagCGCGGCGAGGCAGGGCCGCGCACGGCCGCCTGTCCAGGCTCCCTCCCCGGGGACGGTCCCCGAGCAAGGGGACATGGCGGCCGTGCGCGCTCCATGGGATGGCTACAGccccaggggtgctgggctgcggggccgggggtgcttacgagggcggcgggggcgaggTAGCGAGACAGCACGAGGGCAGCTATTCCGCAGGAGATGGTCTGCGAGGAAGCGCGGGGAGGTCAGCGACGCACGgcgcccgcctgccccggggacATCGGTCCCCTTTCCCCGTCGCCATCACCCCTGAAAGCTCATCTGGCCAATTCAGCATGGGGGGGCAGAGCTCCATGTCCCCCAGCCTCCACCCAGCGACAAGTCCCTGCGCATTTAAACCCCCCAGTTTTGTGCTAGAAAGGCCCATTtagagcagggaaggggagatggaGCAGCGTCCATCCTGCATCCTCCTGACTCCCACCTCCTACCCACCCTGCATCCATACCTCATCCAtcccccatcctcctgcacccaCTCTGTGTCCCCCAAACCCCGCCGCACCCCACGGTACCAGCAGCGCGGAGATGACGGAGGCGGCGTTGGCGATGGCGTACTGCAGGGAGATGGCGTCCCGGGGGTTGAGCACGAAGCGGAGGACGGTGCCATGGACAAGGGCGCCGGTGATGAAGTTGAGGTGCCCGATGATGAGGAGGATGAGGCCCGTTTTCATAAGGACCCTTTGGTGGCTGCCGGGATCGAGGTGACCTGggacagagggagaggagggctgggcaAGGAGGCTGCACGGCGTGGGGTGGCCAGCACCAAGCCGTCCCTCCCGCCCTTGCACCTCGCTCAGCACAGGCAGGGGGCATTGGGGACAGCCCCAAAGGACGTGCCCCATGCTGGCGGGGGGACAAGGCAGGAGGCGATGCGGTGGCAGCCGCCGGCAGCCCAGGTATGCAAACCACTGCTCCAGCCGGCTCTCCTGGGACCGGGCGGCAGCGCAGGCCAGCGGCCGTGGGGACAGGCGTCCCTGATGGGGCCGGGAagggccggggctccccggggcgaTGAGGACGCTCTGGGGGGAGCAGCTGCCCATAAACCGCAGCTCCAGTGCTGGCTCTCGGCACCCAGCACTTTGAGGAGTgactgcagcagcagccgggCTTTTCCCCCGTCGGGA
It encodes the following:
- the TMEM54 gene encoding transmembrane protein 54, with amino-acid sequence MCQVGHLDPGSHQRVLMKTGLILLIIGHLNFITGALVHGTVLRFVLNPRDAISLQYAIANAASVISALLTISCGIAALVLSRYLAPAALKWAVFTLSACSSLGCLSCLLGLAVSVGLTLGSQGRVLLAPCPFANVALAPVSRECPFDPTRVYSSTLSLWAISLLLDSMEIVFSIRCLLLTIDLLHLGCCCRRAHRRKVSLQVAPVESPDPGQCLGLLRLDGVETSQL